ATGGAGGAAATCCCAAATTTCGGGCCTTCGAGGGCCTTCCCCCGGGGCCTCGATATATTTGCCGTCTTAGGCTCGGATAGGGCTCACGAGATACTGAAGCTCGAGGGGGACACGGACTACACGTATTACGAAGAGCAGATAAACCTCTTGAAAAAGGAATTTTCCTCAAAGACGACCGAGGACTGGGGGCAAAACCTGTACTGGAGGTGGCTGTACGCCCTTATCCCCCTCCTTGATGCCAAGTCGGGAGACTCGGTACCGGCATTTATGTCGACCGTCGCCTGGATGGACAAGGAGCTTCAGACCGCCCTCGGTTCATGGGCGGAGCTGCGCCACGACACGATCCTGTACGCAAAGCAGAGCTATACAATGGTGGGCCGGGGTATGCCGATCGAGGTAAAATTTCCCTACGGCTACGTTGAGCCATACCCGGAGGTGTATGGACGGATTGAGGAGATGATGGCCGACCTCGGGGCAAACCTTGACGCCCTCGGGATCGCTCCGGAGGGCGTGCCCGAGAAGATCCGGAAATTTGAGGAGCTGCTGGCCCAGCTGAAGACCATTTCAGAAAAGGAGCTGAGAGACGAAGAATTGAGTCAAGAGGAGTACAATACGATCAGAAAAGTCGGCACGAAGCTTGGATCGATGACGTATTTTTCGGGGGAGATCGCCAGGATGATAACTTCCGATACGGACACAAAGATGGATATCATAGCGGACGTCCATACCGACCTAAATACCAGCTATGTCCTGGAGGTCGGCGTTGGCTCTCCCTTCAATATATTCGTTATTGTCGAGGACGCCAAGGGGAAGAGAATCTGCAGGGGGGGCGTCTTCTCGTTCTACGAGTTCAAGCATCCGATGTCCGACAGGCTGACGGACGAGAAGTGGCAGAAGATGAAAGAGGACAAAAAAAGACCGTCCCAGCCGCCTTGGATAAAAGCGATAACGGCGGAGTAGCTTATTAATTTGAATCCTTAAATAGAAAGGACAAATGCGGAGGAAACGTCATAAAAAGAATAGCTTTTTTAACTTCGATGATATTATAACAAAACACACAAAAGATATTATCTACCAAAGCGATGGCAACGCAACATCGCCGGCCAGCTATGCCGTGAATCAGAAATCCGGCGTGGATGGTGTCTTGGTATATGAGATCACTCTAAAACACAGTAAATCGATTTTACTATTAAAAAGCCCTGTTATAAAGCAGGGCTTTTTTTCGCCCAATATTTATCTGCATTGGTCAAAAATTGTGTTAGCGGTTTGTCTGTCTGCAATCCGTTTTTACTTAACTACGCCGATTGTTATTAAAGACTTGCTCTCTCTATTGAAAACTTGGTAATACCTGGTGAGCCGTTTTTAAATGAAAATCAGGCATTTGGATTGCATTGATCCTGTGTCGATTTGTTCAGTAAAACGGTTTCGCTTTGTATCAAGGTTTGAACCTTTATCGAAAAGCCGATGGTATGAGGTCTCGGCTGTTAGTACATGACCCCATTTTTGGATTGATCAATTTTCCTATCCCAACATTGACCAGTCCTTGGCTTCCTTTAATGAAATCTCACTGTAGAAAAACATAGATGGAGAGGAAAAGAATGACTACTTCTTTCCAAACCCATCTCTATACCGTGCGTATTTCAGGTATCTGCGATACTCCTCCAACATTTTGTCATCAGGGGGAGTTTTTCGGGATCCTAGGGTGACGGCCGTATCGAGGCTCTCCACAGCCCCGTCCCAGTCTCTCAGGGCTATCTTTGTGAGGCCCATATGGTAGTGGAGGAGGTCATCGTCGGCTCCGAGGTTTATCACCCGCTCGTAGTACTCTATGGCGTGGTAGTAAAGCCCCATTTCGTGATAGGTGAGGCCGAGGTTGTGGTTGGCATCGGCAAGAGAGGGATTTATCTTCAGGGCGCTTGAAAAGGCCTTTAGGGCGCCCGCGTAGTCGCCTTTGTTGAAGCGGGAGATGCCGAGGTAGTTCAGAAGCTCGGGGTCATTGGGATTGGACTCGAGGGCCTCGGCAAAGACCGAGGCCGCGTCGTTGTATCTCCCGTCCCTGATCAACGAGACCCCGTAATCCACCCCCGAATGATCCTCCACAATCGATAAGGAAGTCCCCTTGATGATAAATATCAGCGCAATTACGGTGCCAATAATTAAAGAGAGTGTTATTAAGTATCCCCACTTCCTCACTTGAGGCCGACCTCCTTTAATAGTTTATGATCGGCTGTTTAAAAAAAAGTTCCAAAAAAACTTCACCATATAGACAAAAAACCTTCTTTATGATACATTAAAAGCGGTCATGCGAATGTGATATAGAGCACCTTTTAAAAAGGGGTAGTTCATTATGAAGAAAGTCAATTTCATTGTCAAGACAAAGGATGCAAAGGCTGGAGATATAACCAAGGCCTTAAAGGACGTTAAGATCGATGTGTTGAGTGTGGCTCTTGTATACACCGAAGATGTCGCTGATGATGAGGTTGAATCCTCGGAGGAATGATCTTTGGGTGTTTGAAAAGTTTTAGTTTGCAGGTTCTTTATAAGTACCTTGAGCAAATCAAGAGGAAGAACCCTTATATCTAAAAGCGGGGGAGGAGTTGGCAATAGTAGGCGCGGAGGCCGAATGCGTTTTCGCATTATCGGTGATGCCCTATTTTGGCCAAATGAAACCCCGGGCATCAAGATAATTATTAAGTCCATTTTATGAGTGTAAAAATGAAAGAGTTTTTTGATGAAAAGGGGAAGTTTTTCGCTCCGCCCCTAAAAGAGTGCCGTATGGGGAGGAGATGTTTCCTGGCCGGCTCCTTAAAGGTTGGTGTATCGGCATTGGCCTCTACAGCTCTTCCCTTATATAGCAGTTTGGCCTCCGCCGCGGGTGGAACCACCCTCGCGGTGGCCACTGGCAGGAATTATCGAAACGTCGTAATCGACGCCGTCGACATGCTGGGGGGATTGGGGAGTTTCGTCTCCAGTGGGGAGCGGGTGGCGATAAAGCCTAACATCGGTTGGGACAGGACTCCGGAGCTCGCCGCCAACACCCACCCTATTGTCGTTAAGACGATTGCGGAGATGTGCCTCGACGCAGGGGCCAAAAGGATAACGGTCTTGGACAGGACGTGCGACGACGCCAGGAGGACATACGTAAACAGCGGCATAAAAAGCGCCGTTGAGGAGATTAAGGATTCCAGGGTGAGGGTGGAGTACGTCAACATGGAAAGATTCGTCAAGATAAAGATACCCCGCGGGATAAAGCTGGAGGACCTCGAGGTCTATCGAACGGTTCTGGACGCCGATAAGCTGATCAACGTTCCGGTAGCCAAGAGCCACGGCCTGACGACACTTACCCTCTCGATGAAGAATCTTATGGGGGTGATTGGGGGGAGACGGGGGATGATCCACTGGGAGATAGACCAGAAGCTCGCCGACATCTCGACCGTCATAAGGCCTGACCTCATAGTCCTTGACGCCACGAGAATCCTCACAAGAGGCGGGCCTTCGGGCGGGAATATCAAGAACGTAAAGGTGCTGAACAAGGTAATAGCGGGGACCGATCCCGTTGCTATCGATTCCTACGGGGCGACCCTCTTCGGCATTAAGGGCACCGATATAGGCCACATCGCTACCGCGTACAAGATGGGCCTGGGCGAGATAAACCTGAGCAAGGTTACCGTCAAGGGGGTCTGATCCCTCAAGGGTCGGAGGGCTTCAAAGGCGAGAAAGGGTAGTCCCTTTTTATTTTCGGTTAATGGGGCCGATCCATATAGGATAGAGGGGAGGATCTCCAAGCTAATCCTTATGTCGATTCAGTTGCTGTCGAGGGGAGTTGGTCAATTAAGGAGCGGGGAACCGCGAAAAGAGCGGATGTCGGGCAGTTGTCGGGTCGAGGGGGGAGAGGGAAGGGTTGGGAGAAGGTTTTTGGAAAGTCAAGGGGATAGAGGTTGAATTTGAGTTTTTTTCGTTGCAAAATTGCAGGGCCTTTTTAGATTGCAGATGGAAAAACGTCGCTCAAAAGCAGCTAAGAATATGCCGTCTCCCTATTTGAGGAGGGCGGTGCAACTCTTCTTCATCCTCATCTTTCTTACCCTGTTCGTCGCCACGACCTACCGGGGTGGAAACGAGGTCCACTATCCGATAAACGTCTTCTTCCAGGTGGACCCCCTCACCGCAATAGGGAACATCCTCGCCACGAAGTCTTTTGAGGGATTTGTTGATTTCTTTCTGCCGTCCCTCATAATTCTCCTCGCAACGATAATCATCGGGCGCTTCTTCTGCGGCTGGGTCTGTCCAGTCGGAGGAGTCCTTGACCTCCTGCGCCCCGTGGTATATGGGGGGAAGGCGAGGGCGAGAGGAGCCGAGGGGGGACTATGGCTGAAAAATGCGAAGTTCCCCAAGAGCCTGAAATACTACCTCCTGATCATCATCCTGATTCCGACGCTTTTCTCCGTCAACCTGACCGGCATCTTCGATCCCTTGAGCATCGCCATAAGATCCCTTACCATCGCAATCTATCCTCTATTTTCATCGCTGTCCTTTTCGATATTCAGTTGGTTGTTTGGGTTTGACCTTCCGGTAATTACCCCCGTGACCGACGCAACTTACGGTTTTTTGTCGAGGATTATTCTCCCTTTTAAACAGGGCTTTTTCGCCCTCTCGATATTCAGCCTCGCGATCTTTCTGGGAATAATAATCGCCGAGAGGATAAGGCCCCGCTTCTGGTGCAGGTATCTATGCCCCCTGGGGGCGGTCCTCTCGATCTTCGCCACATTCTCCTTTCTGAAGAGGACTCCTGCAAGGCTCTGCAAGGACTGCCAGGATTGTTCCGACAACTGCATCATGGACGCCTTTTCGGAGTTTGAAAAGGGCGGGGACTTCCTGAAGGGCGAATGTATCCTCACCGAGGACTGTGTTACCCTTTGTCAAAAGGGAAGGGTTGAGAATACCTTAAGCCTGAAATCGATCCGGTCGAGGGGGGGGCGTTCGGATATAAGGCGGAGATACGTAATAACCTCGGCAATCGCCGGGCTTTTTGTCCAGCCGCTTCTCTCCGTATCGCCCGTGAGGAAGCTCAAAAAGGAGGGGGGGATCAACTTTCTCATCCGCCCCCCGGGGGCGATGGATGAGGCGGAGTTTATCGAGAGGTGCATCAAATGCACCGAGTGCATGATGGTGTGTCCCACGGGAGGACTCCAGCCCGACATCGCGATGGGCGGGCTCGAATCGATATACTCCCCCGTCCTCGTTCCGAGGATAGGCTACTGCGAGTACCTCTGCACCCTCTGCGGACAGGTGTGCCCCACCGACGCCATAAGGGAGCTAAAAGTAGATGAAAAGAAGGAGACTGTAATCGGAAAGGCGTATATAGATACCGACAGGTGCCTTCCCTGGGCGCACAACGTCAACTGCATTGTCTGCGAGGAGCACTGCCCCACGGCGGACAAGGCCATAAAATATCATAAATGGAAGGAGGGAGACGAGCCTTCAACAGACGGATCCCCCTTGAAGAAGCCGTATGTAATATACGACCTCTGCGTCGGCTGCGGGATATGCGAGAACAAGTGTCCCATTGGAGGTCGCTCCGCGATAATCGTGACCTCCATGAAGGAAGAGATATAGCCTGAATTTTTAAATTCTATCTGGAGTGATAATTGAAATGAGTGCTTCAAAAAAGGGGGAGGCCGCCAAAGGCTCGCCGAAAGATTCGCAAAAAAAGTCACCAAAAGGTTCAATATGGTGGAGGGAGGGGGTCTTCTATCAGATCTACCCGAGGAGCTTTAAAGACACCAACGGCGACGGCGTCGGCGACCTCAACGGGATAACCGATCGCCTCGATTACCTTAACGACGGCACCGAAAACTCCCTCGGCATCGACGCCATATGGCTCTCGCCGATAAATCCGTCTCCGATGTTCGACTTCGGCTACGACGTCTCCGATTACAAGGATATCGATCCGGCCTTCGGCAATCTGACCGATTTCAAGAGGCTCCTCAAGGAGGCGCACAAGCGGGGCATAAGGATAGTCCTCGATTTCGTCCCGAACCACACTTCCCACCTCCACGAGTGGTTTCTGGAGTCGAGAAGCTCAAAGGACAGCCCGAAGCGCGACTGGTACATCTGGCAGGACAGGGGGAGCTTCAGGGGTGGGAGGCCGAACAACTGGCAGTCGGTCTTCGGCGGCCCCGCCTGGGAGTTGGACGAGAAAACGGGGCAGTTCTACTACCACCACTTTCTTAAGGAGCAGCCCGACCTTAACTGGAGGAACAAGAAGGTCAGAAAGGCGATGTACGACCAGATGCGGTTCTGGCTGGACATGGGCGTGGACGGCTTCAGGTTGGATGTCATCAACCACATCTTCAAGGACGAGAAGCTGAGGAGCAATCCCTACACAATAGGGATTCGCCCCTACGACATGCAAAAACACCTCTACGACAAGGAGCTTCCGGAGTGCGTCGAGGTGGCGAGGGAGATGCGAAGCGTGGTCGACTCCTACGGGAAGGAGGGGAGCGGAGTGGAGAGGATGCTCGTAGGGGAGGTGTTTTCCAAGGACCCTGTAAAAGCAGCCGAGTTTTACGGAAACGGGATGGATAGGCTGAACCTCGTCTTCAACTTCGACTTCTTCTTCAATCACTTCAGGGCGGAGGCCTTCCGGGAGGCGATCTCCCTGTGGGAGGATCTGCTGCCGGACAGGGCCTGGCCGACTTATTTTCTGTCCAACCACGACCAGCCGAGGCATATAAGCAGATACGGCAGGGGAAGTGAAGACGAAATCGTCATGAGGGCCAGGGTCGCGGCGACGATGCTCCTGACGCTCAAGGGCACCCCGTTCCTCTACTACGGCGAGGAGATAGGTATGAGAAACCTTCACATAAAGAAGCAAGATCTCCAAGACCCGGTGGGGATACGCTACTGGCCGGTGCCGGTGGGGAGGGACATGGCGAGAACCCCCATGCAGTGGGATGACACCGTGGGCGTCGGCTTTACGCAATCGAGCAAACCCTGGCTTCCAATAAATCCCAATAGATCCTATATCAATGTTAAGGCCGAGTTGAAAAACAAGGACTCGCTCCTCTCGTTTTACAGAAACCTGATATGGAAGAGGAAAGGAACCCCCTCCCTGACATCCGGATCGATCGAGATATTAAGGGGGACGCCCAAGGGGATATTCGCATACAGGAGGGTTAAGGGAGACGACTCGCGCCTTGTTCTTCTCAATTTCAAGGGGTGCAAAAGGACAATCGCCCAGAACATCATCGGCGGTGAGAAGGAGGTGAGATACTCGGTAGATTTTTCCACGCACAGAGCCGGCGGGGATGACGTCAAATTTCCCCTCGAAGTCTGGCCTTACGAGGCCACAATCCTCAGATAGCGGTTTCAGGCGGTTGAAAGAAATCTAAATTTCGTGTTGAATATTTGTCTGTTATTCTTGACAACGGACGACTATTTTGATATTAAAGTTGTTTCGGAAATTGTATATTAACTTCAGAGGTTGAATGTAAACATGAAAAAGTACCTAATGACACCCGGACCCACACCAATTCCGGAGAGGGTCCTCCTGGCAATGGCGGAGCCGATAATCCACCACAGGGCACCTAGGTTTTCGGAGATCCTCGAAGAGGTAAGGGAAGGTCTCAAGTACCTCTACCAGAGCAAAAACGAGATAATCATCCACAGCTCCTCGGGAACGGGAGCCATGGAAGCGGCGGTGGTGAACACCTTATCCACCGGCGACAAGGTTATCACCGTCAGGGGAGGGAAGTTCGGCGAGAGGTGGGCCGAGATCTCCCAGGCCTACGGCCTCGAGACAATAAACATCGATGTTACATGGGGGGAGGCTGTCGATCCGGCCCTGATAGAAGACGCCCTCAAAAAGAACAGGGACGTCAAGGCCGTGATGATTCAGGCCTCGGAGACATCGACCGGTGTCGCCCACCCGGTTAAGGAGGTCTCAGAGATCGTCAGGAAGCTGGACGGGACGCTCTTTATCGTAGACGCCATATCGGCGTTGGGGGTGGTTGATCTCCCCACGGACGAATGGGGGCTCGACGTCGTCGTCTCAGGCTCCCAGAAGGGATTGATGCTTCCGCCGGGTCTCGCCTTTGCGTCCGTATCCGAAAAGGCAAAGGGATTCATGAACCGCTCGAACCTCCCGAAGTACTATTTCGACTTCGCAAAGGAGGAGAAGAACCTGCTCAAGAACCAGAACGCCTACACCCCGGCCATCTCCCTTATCGTGGGGCTTGCCGAGGCCCTTAAGATCATACGGGAGATAGGCCTCGAAAACCTCTTCCATCGGTATTCTGTGATGGGCGACGCCGTCAGGAAGGGAGCGGTTGAGATCGGCCTCGAGCTTTTCGCCCCCACATCGCCCTCGAACTCCATTACGGCAATCAAGGCCCCGGCCGAAATCGACGGGGGCAAGATAGTAAAGACCCTTCGGGAGACTCATGGGATAACGGTTGCGGGCGGCCAGGCGGAGCTGAAGGGGAAGATATTCAGGATAGCCCATATGGGCTACGTCGACACGTTCGACATAATTATGACCATAGCGGCCGTCGAGATGACGCTTTCGACCCTCGGATTTAAGGTGGATGCCGGAAAGGGAGTGGGCATTGCCGAGGAAATACTGAAGAAACTCAACGCTATTAATTAGGAAGGTTTTCCATGAAAGTACTCGTTGCCGACAATATGTCCGAAAAGGGAATAGATATATTCCGTGGGGCAAAGGGGATCACCGTTGATGTCAATACGGGTCTGAAACCGGAGGAGCTTATAAAGATCATAGGCGAATATGACGGCGTTGCGATAAGGTCCGCCACCAAGATCACGGCGGATATAATAGCCGCGGCCAAGAAGCTGAAGGTAGTAGGAAGGGCCGGTATAGGCGTTGACAACGTAGATATAGCGGAGGCCAGCAAGAAGGGAATAGTCGTGATGAACACGCCGGGCGGAAACACCATAACCACGGCGGAGCACTCCATTGCGATGATGCTGTCTTTGTCTCGAAATATTCCGCAGGCGACGGCGTCCATGCGCGAGGGGAAGTGGGAGAAGAAGAAGTTCATCGGCAAGGAGGTCTTTAACAAGACCCTGGGGATCATCGGTCTGGGAAACATCGGAAGGA
This genomic stretch from Candidatus Zymogenus saltonus harbors:
- a CDS encoding tetratricopeptide repeat protein, which gives rise to MRKWGYLITLSLIIGTVIALIFIIKGTSLSIVEDHSGVDYGVSLIRDGRYNDAASVFAEALESNPNDPELLNYLGISRFNKGDYAGALKAFSSALKINPSLADANHNLGLTYHEMGLYYHAIEYYERVINLGADDDLLHYHMGLTKIALRDWDGAVESLDTAVTLGSRKTPPDDKMLEEYRRYLKYARYRDGFGKK
- a CDS encoding DUF362 domain-containing protein, producing the protein MGRRCFLAGSLKVGVSALASTALPLYSSLASAAGGTTLAVATGRNYRNVVIDAVDMLGGLGSFVSSGERVAIKPNIGWDRTPELAANTHPIVVKTIAEMCLDAGAKRITVLDRTCDDARRTYVNSGIKSAVEEIKDSRVRVEYVNMERFVKIKIPRGIKLEDLEVYRTVLDADKLINVPVAKSHGLTTLTLSMKNLMGVIGGRRGMIHWEIDQKLADISTVIRPDLIVLDATRILTRGGPSGGNIKNVKVLNKVIAGTDPVAIDSYGATLFGIKGTDIGHIATAYKMGLGEINLSKVTVKGV
- a CDS encoding 4Fe-4S binding protein produces the protein MPSPYLRRAVQLFFILIFLTLFVATTYRGGNEVHYPINVFFQVDPLTAIGNILATKSFEGFVDFFLPSLIILLATIIIGRFFCGWVCPVGGVLDLLRPVVYGGKARARGAEGGLWLKNAKFPKSLKYYLLIIILIPTLFSVNLTGIFDPLSIAIRSLTIAIYPLFSSLSFSIFSWLFGFDLPVITPVTDATYGFLSRIILPFKQGFFALSIFSLAIFLGIIIAERIRPRFWCRYLCPLGAVLSIFATFSFLKRTPARLCKDCQDCSDNCIMDAFSEFEKGGDFLKGECILTEDCVTLCQKGRVENTLSLKSIRSRGGRSDIRRRYVITSAIAGLFVQPLLSVSPVRKLKKEGGINFLIRPPGAMDEAEFIERCIKCTECMMVCPTGGLQPDIAMGGLESIYSPVLVPRIGYCEYLCTLCGQVCPTDAIRELKVDEKKETVIGKAYIDTDRCLPWAHNVNCIVCEEHCPTADKAIKYHKWKEGDEPSTDGSPLKKPYVIYDLCVGCGICENKCPIGGRSAIIVTSMKEEI
- a CDS encoding alpha-glucosidase, with the translated sequence MSASKKGEAAKGSPKDSQKKSPKGSIWWREGVFYQIYPRSFKDTNGDGVGDLNGITDRLDYLNDGTENSLGIDAIWLSPINPSPMFDFGYDVSDYKDIDPAFGNLTDFKRLLKEAHKRGIRIVLDFVPNHTSHLHEWFLESRSSKDSPKRDWYIWQDRGSFRGGRPNNWQSVFGGPAWELDEKTGQFYYHHFLKEQPDLNWRNKKVRKAMYDQMRFWLDMGVDGFRLDVINHIFKDEKLRSNPYTIGIRPYDMQKHLYDKELPECVEVAREMRSVVDSYGKEGSGVERMLVGEVFSKDPVKAAEFYGNGMDRLNLVFNFDFFFNHFRAEAFREAISLWEDLLPDRAWPTYFLSNHDQPRHISRYGRGSEDEIVMRARVAATMLLTLKGTPFLYYGEEIGMRNLHIKKQDLQDPVGIRYWPVPVGRDMARTPMQWDDTVGVGFTQSSKPWLPINPNRSYINVKAELKNKDSLLSFYRNLIWKRKGTPSLTSGSIEILRGTPKGIFAYRRVKGDDSRLVLLNFKGCKRTIAQNIIGGEKEVRYSVDFSTHRAGGDDVKFPLEVWPYEATILR
- a CDS encoding alanine--glyoxylate aminotransferase family protein; its protein translation is MKKYLMTPGPTPIPERVLLAMAEPIIHHRAPRFSEILEEVREGLKYLYQSKNEIIIHSSSGTGAMEAAVVNTLSTGDKVITVRGGKFGERWAEISQAYGLETINIDVTWGEAVDPALIEDALKKNRDVKAVMIQASETSTGVAHPVKEVSEIVRKLDGTLFIVDAISALGVVDLPTDEWGLDVVVSGSQKGLMLPPGLAFASVSEKAKGFMNRSNLPKYYFDFAKEEKNLLKNQNAYTPAISLIVGLAEALKIIREIGLENLFHRYSVMGDAVRKGAVEIGLELFAPTSPSNSITAIKAPAEIDGGKIVKTLRETHGITVAGGQAELKGKIFRIAHMGYVDTFDIIMTIAAVEMTLSTLGFKVDAGKGVGIAEEILKKLNAIN